Proteins from a single region of Segatella copri:
- a CDS encoding hybrid sensor histidine kinase/response regulator transcription factor → MKRYKSCTLIILLLLASALQAYAHISRNMFMLSNLNADNGLSSPRVYSIVEAEDGAMWISTKRGVDRYNGQQVTNYTLYTEMPYSDASGRSIKLTKDVQHLIYAYDNKGKVYIYDKRKDAFVLKCNLQNILGGSIVLNELLVDEKGNFWLAMDRGIYCLSAATDGKEIVRETAKGRFVLKNTYINHIQFIGQKLLIGTFKDVYCYSMSARKLEKKISGSSVVSSYHDIAGHRIWLGTFHEGVKVVDDRTWKLIKSADFQSLQNIPKIPVRSIILYDKQTLLMAVDGAGIYAYDSSNKQTKLLLDTDGRPGNVLNGNGLYTLCCDRFGDLWTGSYSGGVDLAIPMKHTLEYITHEYLNNQSLIDNCVNDVFQSRDGKIWYATDKGVSVYDAQTRLWHHGLYNKVALTICQTVDGRILVGTYGNGVYQVHADGTSMPAYSVETGMLKSDYVFSLFTDSDGNILVGCLDGDMACFPSDKYNLNGTGKSVFYLPVNEVQCITESPDKRFIAVGTSHGGYLIDKREPLHPRRFFYPEQYPGKDINLFVNSMAFQDSRHIWIGTDGGGLYDYDFLTKKFKRYTNQDALPSNTVYGLIKGINGNLWISTDKGLAFMKQGKIVNLNIFKGMEREYNRMSVACTSDGRVLFGSNDGVVALTPMFAKGLNYAAPLRIHSVEVEGVERSDYWNECLFEMLKEGKLKLSHNENTLVVSFESINYQYQYDIQYRYYLEGYDRNWSKPSSNQLARFVNLPSGSYVLHVKAICRSNGRELGETTLEIHIAQPWWNTWWAWIIYLCIFAAILYFVWQYYKERLQRKYYDEKINFFVNTAHNIRTPLSLVLAPLDNLANDSNLSEKSRGFLDMAHRNGNKLLKMVTELLDFQKVEQSAEQVRLQDIELPMLLRVQLEKFVLAAQEKHIQLCIEMCPQQQIHSDVKMMDLILENLLSNAIKYTPQGGKVTLSASVEGKMAMIHVCDTGIGIPKAEIKSIFKTFFRASNAINSQEMGSGLGLMLTRKLVEKLGGKLSFVSEEGKGTTFCVKMPLGNVTDSSVRLVGEKKNVATESSLAEDKHDETCQTVSSTVLQDTDVSTDTLLFVDDNEDLRKYIRMTFGDSYQVVAVESAEAALKYLKEGGVCDIVVSDVMMPGMHGDEFCRSIKENKETSWLPVILLTAKAGRDFMIEGLGLGADDYIAKPFDTAILASKVASILKNRRRLSLYYMDRSLALVRGEVASESASSEQIVGSDSSNEHLEPTGASEEKKDDTVLNKQGQTFENVAEAVLDPQDQAFVDKATRLVLTHLSDTDFNIDRLCREMAMSRTLFYGRLKTLTGQSPQDFMRLIRLEQAAIFLKQGDSVLDVSVKAGFVNVKYFSTVFKKHFGVSPSKYL, encoded by the coding sequence ATGAAACGATATAAATCCTGCACTCTCATTATATTGCTGCTGTTGGCATCGGCTCTTCAGGCATATGCGCATATTTCCAGAAATATGTTCATGCTTTCCAATCTCAATGCTGACAATGGTCTTTCCAGCCCTCGTGTTTATTCTATTGTCGAGGCAGAGGATGGTGCCATGTGGATAAGTACTAAGCGTGGAGTTGACCGATATAATGGGCAACAGGTAACCAATTATACTTTATACACAGAGATGCCGTATAGTGATGCTAGTGGTAGAAGTATTAAACTGACTAAGGATGTGCAACATCTGATTTACGCCTACGACAACAAGGGAAAGGTGTATATATATGATAAGAGGAAAGATGCATTTGTTTTGAAATGTAATCTTCAGAATATTTTAGGTGGAAGTATCGTGTTGAACGAACTGTTGGTAGATGAAAAGGGCAATTTCTGGTTAGCTATGGATAGAGGCATTTATTGCTTATCAGCAGCTACTGATGGAAAGGAGATCGTTCGGGAGACAGCTAAGGGTAGGTTTGTATTGAAAAATACCTATATTAATCATATCCAATTTATAGGTCAGAAACTCTTGATAGGAACATTTAAAGATGTTTATTGCTATTCGATGTCTGCCCGGAAGTTAGAAAAGAAGATTAGTGGCAGTTCTGTAGTATCCTCTTATCATGATATTGCGGGACATCGTATCTGGCTGGGTACTTTTCACGAAGGAGTTAAAGTAGTGGATGATCGTACTTGGAAGCTGATAAAATCTGCTGATTTCCAATCTTTGCAAAACATTCCTAAAATTCCAGTACGTTCAATCATTTTATATGATAAGCAGACTCTTCTGATGGCTGTAGATGGAGCTGGAATATATGCTTATGACAGTTCGAATAAACAAACCAAGCTCTTGCTTGATACAGATGGACGTCCGGGTAACGTGCTGAATGGTAATGGATTATATACCTTGTGCTGCGATCGTTTCGGCGATTTGTGGACAGGCTCTTACTCGGGAGGAGTAGATTTGGCAATACCGATGAAACATACATTGGAGTATATCACACATGAATATCTCAACAATCAATCACTGATAGATAATTGTGTGAACGATGTTTTCCAAAGCCGTGATGGGAAAATATGGTATGCCACAGATAAAGGAGTAAGTGTTTATGATGCGCAGACTCGTCTTTGGCATCATGGATTATATAATAAGGTGGCGCTTACGATTTGTCAGACTGTAGACGGCAGAATTCTGGTTGGTACCTATGGTAATGGCGTATATCAGGTTCATGCTGATGGCACTAGTATGCCTGCTTATTCTGTGGAAACAGGAATGTTGAAGAGTGATTACGTATTCAGTCTTTTTACTGATAGCGATGGTAATATTTTGGTGGGATGTTTGGATGGAGATATGGCTTGTTTCCCTTCAGATAAATATAATTTGAATGGAACGGGAAAGTCGGTATTCTATCTGCCTGTCAACGAAGTGCAATGCATCACGGAATCACCGGATAAGCGTTTTATTGCTGTAGGAACTTCGCATGGAGGCTATTTGATTGATAAGCGCGAACCTTTGCATCCTCGTCGTTTCTTTTATCCTGAACAGTATCCCGGTAAAGACATTAATTTGTTTGTCAACAGTATGGCTTTTCAGGATTCCCGTCATATCTGGATTGGAACGGATGGAGGAGGACTCTATGATTATGATTTCCTGACAAAGAAGTTTAAGCGTTATACTAATCAGGACGCTTTGCCTTCTAATACTGTTTATGGACTTATAAAAGGTATTAATGGCAATTTGTGGATCAGTACGGATAAAGGATTGGCGTTCATGAAACAGGGGAAGATAGTAAACCTCAACATCTTTAAGGGAATGGAACGTGAGTATAACCGAATGTCTGTTGCGTGTACTTCAGATGGCAGGGTGCTTTTTGGCAGCAACGATGGAGTTGTCGCTTTGACTCCTATGTTTGCCAAAGGTTTGAATTATGCCGCTCCACTTCGTATTCATAGTGTTGAGGTTGAAGGTGTCGAACGTTCCGATTACTGGAATGAATGTCTCTTTGAAATGTTGAAGGAAGGCAAATTGAAACTTAGCCATAATGAGAATACGCTGGTTGTTTCTTTCGAGAGTATTAATTATCAATACCAGTATGATATCCAATATCGATATTATTTGGAAGGATACGACCGTAATTGGAGTAAACCATCTTCTAATCAGTTGGCACGATTTGTAAATTTGCCTTCGGGCAGCTATGTGCTTCATGTAAAGGCTATCTGCAGAAGTAATGGTAGAGAATTGGGAGAAACAACTTTGGAAATTCATATAGCCCAACCTTGGTGGAATACCTGGTGGGCATGGATTATCTATCTCTGTATTTTTGCTGCCATCTTATATTTTGTCTGGCAGTATTACAAAGAGCGCTTACAGCGAAAGTATTATGATGAGAAAATCAATTTCTTCGTTAATACAGCTCATAACATACGTACTCCTTTGAGTCTCGTGTTGGCTCCTCTTGATAATCTGGCTAATGATTCCAACTTGAGTGAGAAAAGTCGTGGATTCTTGGATATGGCGCATCGCAACGGCAACAAACTATTGAAGATGGTTACAGAATTGCTTGACTTCCAAAAGGTAGAGCAGTCTGCCGAACAGGTTCGCCTGCAAGATATAGAATTGCCGATGCTTTTACGTGTGCAGTTGGAAAAGTTTGTATTGGCAGCTCAGGAGAAGCATATTCAACTGTGTATTGAAATGTGTCCGCAGCAACAGATTCATTCTGATGTCAAAATGATGGATCTGATATTGGAAAATCTTCTCTCGAATGCTATCAAATATACACCTCAAGGTGGAAAGGTTACGTTGTCGGCTTCTGTTGAAGGCAAGATGGCTATGATTCATGTATGTGATACAGGTATAGGTATTCCAAAGGCCGAAATTAAGAGTATCTTCAAGACCTTCTTCAGGGCTTCTAATGCGATAAATTCTCAGGAAATGGGAAGTGGATTAGGACTGATGCTTACACGAAAGCTTGTAGAGAAATTAGGAGGAAAGCTTAGTTTCGTAAGTGAGGAAGGAAAGGGTACTACTTTCTGTGTGAAGATGCCATTAGGTAATGTAACAGATTCTTCTGTCCGGCTTGTAGGAGAAAAGAAAAATGTTGCAACTGAATCTTCTTTAGCTGAAGATAAGCATGATGAAACTTGCCAGACTGTGTCTTCTACGGTTCTGCAGGATACTGATGTTTCAACGGATACACTTCTTTTTGTCGATGACAATGAAGATCTTCGCAAATATATCAGAATGACTTTTGGTGATTCTTATCAAGTAGTTGCTGTGGAGAGTGCAGAGGCTGCCTTGAAATATTTGAAAGAGGGTGGGGTATGTGATATCGTTGTTTCTGATGTCATGATGCCGGGAATGCACGGAGATGAGTTCTGTCGCAGCATCAAGGAAAATAAGGAAACATCATGGCTGCCTGTTATCCTGCTGACTGCTAAGGCTGGTCGTGACTTTATGATAGAGGGACTCGGACTTGGTGCTGATGACTATATAGCCAAGCCATTCGATACTGCTATTCTTGCGAGTAAGGTTGCCAGTATTTTGAAGAATCGTCGCCGGTTGAGTCTGTATTATATGGACAGAAGCCTTGCTCTTGTTAGAGGAGAGGTTGCTTCTGAGTCTGCTTCTTCCGAGCAGATTGTGGGTTCTGATTCTTCCAATGAACACTTGGAACCTACTGGAGCTTCTGAAGAGAAAAAGGATGATACTGTCTTGAATAAGCAAGGCCAGACATTCGAAAATGTGGCAGAAGCTGTTCTGGATCCGCAAGACCAGGCTTTTGTAGATAAAGCTACCCGTTTGGTGTTGACTCATCTGAGCGACACAGACTTTAATATCGACCGACTCTGTAGAGAGATGGCGATGAGCAGAACGCTTTTCTATGGTAGGCTGAAGACTCTTACGGGTCAAAGTCCGCAGGATTTTATGCGTTTGATACGTCTGGAGCAGGCTGCAATCTTCCTGAAACAGGGGGATAGTGTGCTGGATGTCTCTGTGAAAGCCGGTTTTGTAAATGTGAAGTACTTTAGTACTGTATTTAAAAAGCACTTTGGGGTTTCTCCAAGTAAGTATCTGTAA
- a CDS encoding glycoside hydrolase family 5 protein, protein MKRNFLKISLFLIGVFTCFSCEASTLPSSGSSDGVGESIPTAQQWNKDVVGWNLGNEFECSAPGQDGESMQIGNPDGSIHAETAWGNPVVTKKMIQAVKKAGFNAIRIPIRWQCHITNAQAMSIDKAWIARIKEVVGWCLDNGLKVIINVHHEKWLEGRPTYQYKEENCQKLALLWMNIASEFANYDSRLAFAGTNEVHIRDNWGKPTAENLEVQNAYNQIFVDMVRATGGNNAKRHLILQTYVCNPWFGIENGDFIIPKDAEGNDNNYMSVEFHYYQPWSYAGDCTYDYWGDAYKDAGKIPAENEKTMTDFFDKVVNTWSNKGLGIVIGEWGVTDHYKSNSEKVHENMTYYCKFLTTEARKRGFSTFVWDNNHFGNGSEKYGIFDRFKSMKVNAPWILEGIFGKE, encoded by the coding sequence ATGAAAAGGAACTTTTTGAAAATTAGCCTCTTTTTAATAGGCGTCTTCACATGTTTCTCATGCGAAGCAAGTACGTTGCCCTCATCCGGCAGTTCTGATGGTGTAGGCGAATCCATACCTACTGCCCAGCAATGGAATAAAGACGTTGTGGGGTGGAATCTTGGCAACGAATTCGAGTGCTCAGCTCCTGGACAGGATGGTGAGTCGATGCAGATTGGTAACCCTGATGGTTCTATCCATGCAGAGACAGCCTGGGGCAATCCCGTTGTTACCAAGAAGATGATACAAGCCGTGAAGAAGGCTGGTTTCAATGCCATCCGTATTCCTATCCGTTGGCAGTGCCACATTACCAACGCTCAGGCGATGAGCATCGACAAGGCTTGGATTGCCCGTATCAAGGAGGTGGTGGGCTGGTGCCTTGACAACGGTTTGAAGGTTATCATCAATGTGCATCATGAAAAATGGCTCGAAGGTCGTCCTACCTATCAATATAAGGAAGAAAACTGCCAGAAGCTTGCGCTCCTCTGGATGAATATCGCCTCTGAGTTTGCCAATTATGACAGTCGCTTGGCTTTCGCCGGTACCAATGAGGTTCACATCAGGGACAACTGGGGCAAGCCTACTGCCGAGAACCTCGAAGTGCAGAATGCTTACAATCAGATATTCGTGGATATGGTTCGTGCCACAGGCGGCAACAATGCCAAGCGCCACCTCATCTTACAGACTTACGTTTGTAACCCATGGTTTGGCATAGAGAATGGAGATTTCATCATTCCGAAGGATGCCGAAGGCAATGACAACAACTATATGAGTGTGGAATTTCACTACTATCAGCCATGGAGCTACGCCGGCGATTGCACCTACGATTACTGGGGTGATGCCTACAAGGATGCTGGCAAGATACCTGCAGAAAACGAGAAGACGATGACGGATTTCTTCGACAAGGTGGTGAATACCTGGAGCAACAAAGGACTGGGTATCGTAATAGGAGAGTGGGGAGTAACCGATCACTATAAGTCAAACTCAGAGAAAGTGCATGAAAACATGACCTACTACTGTAAGTTCTTGACTACGGAGGCTCGCAAACGAGGCTTCTCTACTTTCGTTTGGGACAACAACCACTTCGGCAACGGCTCTGAGAAGTATGGCATCTTTGACCGTTTCAAGAGTATGAAGGTGAATGCTCCTTGGATTCTCGAAGGAATCTTTGGGAAAGAATAA
- a CDS encoding M18 family aminopeptidase has translation MIKRLLSFLDASPVNFLAVKNISEELEKNGFRRMNPQEPLGKIEAGEKFFVTKNDSSIYAFQIGKKPLADAGFHMICAHCDSPTFRIKPNAEMLCEGGIVKLNTEVYGGPIMSTWFDRPLTLAGRVIVKGENAMNPQTLLLHVKRPLLQISNLAIHFNRQVNDGVKLSKQKDVLPILGIINDELEKGNLLMNVITGELNIQKEDVLDFDLYLADATPACTFGVHDEFISSGRLDDLSMCWAGVEAMIASDANDTTQVLAIFDNEETGSQTKQGAGSPFLSYMLQRIALAQSHTEEAYYQAVERAFMISADNAHAWHPNYSEKFDPTNHPKLGGGPVIKFNAAQKYASDAVSAAIFANICDAAGVPCQRFVNHSDVAGGSTLGNILASSIPLKGVDMGNAILAMHSCRETGSVIDHEYCVKAFTKFYQL, from the coding sequence ATGATCAAAAGATTATTATCCTTTCTAGACGCATCGCCAGTGAATTTCCTGGCAGTAAAGAATATCTCCGAGGAATTGGAGAAGAACGGGTTCCGCCGTATGAACCCACAGGAGCCTTTGGGCAAGATTGAAGCGGGTGAAAAGTTCTTCGTTACCAAGAACGACTCTTCCATCTACGCCTTCCAAATCGGAAAGAAGCCTTTGGCAGATGCCGGTTTCCACATGATCTGCGCCCACTGCGACTCGCCTACCTTCCGCATCAAACCAAATGCTGAGATGCTTTGCGAGGGCGGTATCGTAAAACTGAATACTGAGGTTTATGGTGGTCCTATCATGTCAACCTGGTTCGACCGTCCGCTCACCCTGGCAGGTAGAGTTATCGTGAAGGGCGAGAATGCAATGAATCCCCAGACGCTCCTTCTTCATGTGAAGCGCCCATTGCTGCAGATCAGCAATCTCGCCATCCACTTCAACCGTCAGGTGAATGATGGTGTGAAGTTGAGCAAGCAGAAGGATGTGCTCCCTATCCTCGGCATCATCAATGATGAACTGGAGAAGGGTAATCTCCTGATGAATGTGATAACCGGCGAACTGAATATCCAGAAAGAAGATGTTCTCGACTTCGATCTCTATCTGGCTGATGCCACTCCAGCCTGCACCTTCGGTGTACACGATGAGTTTATCTCTTCAGGCAGACTCGATGACCTGTCTATGTGCTGGGCTGGTGTAGAGGCGATGATTGCATCTGATGCCAATGATACCACCCAGGTTCTCGCCATCTTCGATAATGAAGAAACGGGGTCTCAGACCAAACAGGGAGCCGGAAGTCCATTCCTTTCATATATGCTCCAGCGCATCGCCCTGGCTCAGAGCCATACAGAAGAGGCTTATTATCAGGCAGTAGAGCGTGCCTTCATGATTTCAGCCGATAATGCGCATGCCTGGCATCCTAACTATAGCGAAAAGTTCGACCCTACGAATCATCCTAAGTTGGGCGGTGGTCCGGTCATCAAGTTCAATGCAGCCCAGAAGTATGCGAGCGATGCTGTATCAGCAGCCATCTTCGCCAACATCTGCGATGCAGCCGGTGTACCATGCCAGCGTTTCGTAAACCACAGCGATGTAGCAGGTGGCAGCACATTGGGCAATATCCTCGCCTCTTCCATCCCATTGAAGGGTGTGGATATGGGCAATGCCATCCTCGCTATGCACAGTTGCCGCGAAACCGGTAGCGTTATCGACCACGAATATTGCGTGAAGGCTTTCACCAAGTTCTATCAGTTGTAA
- a CDS encoding SusC/RagA family TonB-linked outer membrane protein: protein MRKKTMFLGLLGAGLMWMPASAILAAQMNNAAMSVQQNQGIKGTVVDATGETLIGASVKVAGTTNGAVTDLDGKFTLNCKPGVTLEVSYIGYKTMTVKAANGMKITMQEDGKALNEVVVTALGIKRDRKALGYGLEEVKGEELTKAKETNVINSLSGKVAGLVVQNTAGGASGSTRVLLRGNTEMAGNNQPLYVVDGVPLDNTNFGSAGEAGGYDLGDGISAINPDDIETMTVLKGPAASALYGSRASHGVILITTKKAEKDRISVEYNGSYTIDTQLAKWDDIQEIYGAGYNGELPNASTSGTNASWGPKADDFMFKYFDGEERPFMMHPNNASGFFRTGFTTQNSAILSVNSGKTGMRFSVTDMRNKDILPNTNMSRDNFNLRVNTSAGPVDFDFTANYTREKVKNRPALGDSQSNVGKNLMTLAGTYDQAWLKHYEDADGNYSNWNGNDQYNKNPYWDLYKNSNTSDKDVFRFTGKAIWNINKHLKLQGTIGTDINSMNFEDFIAKTTPGTPAGKLTDQIFNNRTLNAEILALYNNSWGDFDVNATAGGNIFKVNNKTTTNVGLNQQMNGIKNIMNYQEQNTRESMYKKQISSLYASASLGYKHTYYLEGTLRGDKSSTLPTNNNTYVYPSVSGSLVFSEFIKNKKFINYGKIRASWAKVGSDTDPYLLALNYTTGKYSYSGYTIGMIANSTQPNKDLKPTMTGSYEVGLEMKFLNGRLGLDATYYNQNSKNQILSLASTTTSGYAYRLINAGEIQNQGVEIALNARALQIKDFAWDLGVNFSKNTNKVKSLTDGMDYFELAKAYWCGVSVGAKVGENYGAIRGHDFLYNDKGQVVVDAATGLPKVDQEIKTIGNSTWDWTGGFYSTFSYKNFRLSASFDVKVGADIYSMSMRSAYETGKAKGTLAGREEWYTSEEARKASGMDLAAWREAGNCKGFVVDGVIDNGDGTYRKNDIAVNPEDYWKHVAKSVQSAFVYDNSYVKCREITFGYTFPESILGKYVKGLTVSFVARNPFIVWKNIPNIDPDSSYNTSGLGLEYGSLPSRKSYGLNVNVKF from the coding sequence ATGAGAAAGAAAACTATGTTTCTCGGCCTGCTCGGTGCAGGTTTGATGTGGATGCCTGCTTCTGCCATTCTCGCTGCCCAGATGAACAATGCAGCGATGAGCGTTCAGCAGAACCAAGGCATCAAGGGTACAGTGGTGGATGCCACTGGCGAAACCTTGATTGGCGCTAGCGTGAAGGTGGCTGGTACAACCAATGGTGCCGTTACCGATCTGGATGGTAAATTTACGTTGAACTGCAAGCCTGGAGTAACGCTCGAAGTGAGCTACATCGGTTACAAGACGATGACCGTGAAAGCTGCTAATGGCATGAAAATCACGATGCAAGAGGATGGTAAGGCCTTGAATGAGGTCGTTGTTACCGCCCTTGGTATCAAGCGCGACCGCAAGGCTTTGGGCTATGGCTTGGAGGAGGTTAAAGGTGAGGAACTCACCAAGGCGAAGGAAACCAACGTCATCAACTCTCTTTCAGGTAAGGTGGCTGGTCTCGTTGTGCAGAACACCGCTGGCGGTGCTTCTGGTTCTACCCGCGTACTTCTTCGTGGTAATACAGAAATGGCAGGCAATAACCAGCCTCTTTACGTGGTGGATGGTGTGCCTTTGGATAATACAAACTTTGGCAGTGCTGGTGAAGCTGGTGGTTATGACCTCGGTGATGGTATCTCTGCCATCAACCCTGATGACATCGAGACGATGACCGTATTGAAAGGTCCTGCTGCCTCTGCCCTCTATGGTAGCCGTGCTTCCCATGGTGTTATCTTGATTACGACCAAGAAGGCGGAGAAGGATAGAATTTCCGTGGAGTACAATGGTTCTTATACTATCGATACCCAGTTGGCTAAATGGGATGACATCCAGGAGATATACGGTGCTGGCTACAATGGCGAGCTTCCTAATGCGAGCACTTCTGGTACCAATGCCAGTTGGGGACCTAAGGCCGATGACTTCATGTTCAAATATTTCGATGGCGAGGAGCGTCCATTCATGATGCATCCTAACAATGCTTCTGGTTTCTTCCGTACAGGTTTCACCACCCAGAACTCTGCCATCCTCTCAGTTAATTCCGGTAAGACGGGTATGCGTTTCTCTGTTACGGATATGCGCAATAAGGATATCTTGCCAAATACCAATATGAGTCGTGACAACTTCAACCTCCGTGTGAATACCTCAGCAGGTCCTGTTGACTTCGACTTCACCGCCAACTATACTCGTGAGAAGGTAAAGAACCGTCCTGCCCTTGGTGACTCTCAGAGCAACGTGGGTAAGAACCTCATGACCCTGGCGGGTACCTACGACCAGGCTTGGCTGAAGCACTATGAGGATGCCGACGGCAACTACTCCAACTGGAATGGTAACGATCAGTATAACAAGAACCCATACTGGGATCTCTATAAGAACAGCAATACATCCGACAAGGACGTGTTCCGTTTTACGGGTAAGGCAATCTGGAACATCAACAAGCACCTCAAGTTGCAGGGTACTATCGGTACCGACATCAACAGCATGAACTTCGAGGACTTCATCGCCAAGACAACTCCAGGAACTCCTGCCGGAAAGCTTACCGACCAAATCTTCAACAACCGCACACTCAACGCCGAGATACTCGCCCTCTACAACAACTCATGGGGCGACTTCGATGTCAACGCTACCGCTGGTGGTAACATCTTCAAAGTGAACAACAAGACCACTACCAACGTCGGTCTCAATCAGCAGATGAATGGCATCAAGAACATCATGAACTATCAGGAACAGAACACTCGTGAGAGCATGTACAAGAAACAGATCAGCTCTCTCTATGCCAGCGCAAGCCTCGGCTACAAGCATACTTACTATTTGGAGGGAACCCTCCGTGGCGATAAGTCGTCTACGCTCCCTACAAATAACAATACATACGTATATCCATCTGTATCGGGTAGCTTGGTTTTCTCTGAGTTTATCAAGAACAAGAAGTTCATCAATTATGGTAAGATTCGCGCATCTTGGGCAAAGGTAGGTAGCGATACCGATCCATACCTGTTGGCACTCAACTATACCACGGGCAAGTACAGCTACTCTGGTTATACCATCGGTATGATAGCCAACTCAACACAGCCGAACAAGGATTTGAAGCCTACAATGACAGGTTCTTACGAGGTAGGTTTGGAGATGAAGTTCCTTAACGGACGCTTGGGCTTGGATGCCACCTATTACAACCAGAACTCCAAGAACCAGATTTTGAGTTTGGCTTCAACCACCACCTCTGGCTATGCTTACCGCCTCATCAATGCCGGTGAGATTCAGAACCAGGGTGTCGAGATTGCCCTCAATGCCCGTGCCTTGCAGATCAAGGACTTCGCTTGGGACTTGGGTGTCAACTTCTCGAAGAATACCAACAAGGTGAAGTCGCTCACCGATGGCATGGACTACTTCGAGTTGGCGAAGGCATACTGGTGCGGTGTTTCTGTAGGTGCCAAGGTAGGTGAGAACTATGGAGCTATCCGTGGACACGACTTCCTCTACAACGACAAGGGACAGGTGGTTGTCGATGCAGCTACTGGTCTTCCAAAGGTTGACCAGGAAATTAAGACCATCGGCAACTCTACTTGGGACTGGACAGGTGGTTTCTACTCAACCTTCAGCTACAAGAACTTCCGCCTCTCTGCATCCTTCGATGTGAAGGTAGGTGCCGACATCTACTCTATGTCCATGCGTTCTGCATACGAGACAGGTAAGGCAAAGGGAACATTGGCAGGCCGTGAGGAGTGGTACACTTCTGAGGAGGCCCGCAAGGCTTCGGGTATGGACCTTGCCGCATGGCGTGAAGCAGGTAACTGCAAGGGATTTGTCGTAGATGGTGTCATCGACAATGGCGACGGTACTTATCGCAAGAACGACATCGCCGTGAACCCTGAAGATTACTGGAAGCATGTGGCAAAAAGCGTGCAGAGTGCCTTCGTTTACGACAACTCTTACGTGAAGTGTCGTGAGATTACTTTCGGCTATACCTTCCCAGAGAGCATCCTGGGCAAGTATGTCAAGGGCTTGACCGTATCCTTCGTGGCTCGTAACCCATTCATTGTTTGGAAGAACATTCCTAACATCGACCCAGACTCCAGCTACAATACCTCAGGTCTCGGTCTGGAATATGGTTCCCTGCCATCTCGCAAGAGTTATGGTTTAAACGTGAACGTGAAGTTCTAG